One part of the Streptomyces lienomycini genome encodes these proteins:
- a CDS encoding TetR/AcrR family transcriptional regulator: protein MEPVLSSLMQPTGAPSVLESTFAEAVEGADQEDEVSARLLDAAYEQFCRMGVKRSTMTDVARLAGVSRITVYRRFATKDQLVEQVVRREFRRYFGRFIVDIQQAETVADRVVLGFVSSLGALRRNRLIGGLMAVEPDAVVPSMTSDGGRTLAVVRQFVASRLRQEQRAGNIADDVRVDLVAEMMVRVSLSFLVTPSHVIDLDDDAQLREVARRFLVPMLTGGRQGE, encoded by the coding sequence GTGGAACCCGTCCTGTCGTCACTCATGCAGCCCACGGGTGCTCCGTCGGTGCTGGAGAGCACGTTCGCCGAGGCGGTGGAGGGCGCGGACCAGGAGGACGAGGTGTCGGCCCGGCTGCTCGACGCCGCGTACGAGCAGTTCTGCCGGATGGGCGTCAAGCGCTCCACCATGACGGACGTCGCGCGGCTGGCCGGCGTCTCACGGATCACGGTCTACCGGCGCTTCGCCACCAAGGACCAGCTGGTCGAGCAGGTCGTGCGGCGCGAGTTCCGGCGCTACTTCGGCCGCTTCATCGTGGACATCCAGCAGGCCGAGACCGTCGCCGACCGTGTGGTGCTGGGGTTCGTCAGCTCACTCGGGGCCCTTCGCCGCAACCGCCTCATCGGTGGGCTCATGGCCGTGGAACCGGACGCCGTGGTGCCGTCCATGACCAGTGACGGAGGCCGCACCCTGGCCGTGGTGCGGCAGTTCGTCGCCTCACGGCTGCGGCAGGAGCAGCGCGCGGGCAACATCGCCGACGACGTGCGGGTGGACCTGGTCGCCGAGATGATGGTCCGCGTCTCCCTGTCCTTCCTGGTCACCCCGAGCCATGTGATCGACCTCGACGACGACGCACAACTGCGGGAGGTCGCCCGGCGGTTCCTCGTGCCCATGCTGACCGGGGGCCGGCAGGGCGAGTGA
- a CDS encoding globin domain-containing protein produces MISDTSRGVVAATLPVVGEHIEEIARRFYRRLFSEHPDLMDGVFNRGNQVHGHQQQALAGSVAVFATALLETPERVPEQLLQRIAHKHASLGVRADQYQVVHDHLMWAIGDVLDDAVTDEVAAAWDEVYWLMANALINQERGLYSARGVRPETVWRDWRVVRRIKESDEVVTLVVRRVDDRLVKASLPGQYVTVRMRMPDGTLQPRQYSLTRADDGEHRQFSVKRVRGAGGDPDGEMSTLLHDSVKVGDVLTLSVPYGDVVLDDSRPVVFACAGIGIAPMAGMLSHLVAAESALSVTVLHADHDEASFPLRRQVVNDVLALRNARMYLWYENGSRSLEPVDGVFEGLMDPGAVEPAQDAVYYLCGPLPFMQSVRGRLLDAGVAARDIRYEVFGPDLWQADLD; encoded by the coding sequence GTGATTTCCGACACGTCACGTGGCGTTGTGGCCGCGACACTGCCCGTCGTCGGTGAGCACATCGAGGAGATCGCCCGGCGGTTCTACCGGCGCCTGTTCTCCGAGCACCCCGACCTCATGGACGGTGTCTTCAACCGCGGCAACCAGGTGCACGGCCACCAGCAGCAGGCCCTGGCCGGGTCGGTCGCCGTCTTCGCGACGGCCCTCCTGGAGACGCCGGAACGCGTACCGGAACAGTTGCTGCAGCGCATCGCGCACAAGCACGCCTCGCTCGGCGTCCGCGCCGACCAGTACCAGGTCGTTCACGACCACCTGATGTGGGCGATCGGCGACGTCCTGGACGACGCGGTCACCGACGAGGTCGCCGCGGCCTGGGACGAGGTCTACTGGCTGATGGCCAACGCGCTGATCAACCAGGAGCGCGGCCTGTACAGCGCCCGGGGCGTACGGCCGGAGACGGTGTGGCGGGACTGGCGGGTGGTCCGCCGGATCAAGGAGAGCGACGAGGTGGTGACCCTCGTGGTCCGCCGTGTCGACGACCGCCTCGTGAAGGCCTCGCTGCCCGGCCAGTACGTGACGGTCAGGATGCGCATGCCGGACGGCACGCTGCAGCCCCGTCAGTACAGCCTGACGCGTGCCGACGACGGAGAGCACCGCCAGTTCTCGGTCAAGCGCGTACGCGGTGCGGGTGGCGACCCCGACGGCGAGATGTCGACGCTCCTGCACGACTCCGTGAAGGTGGGCGACGTGCTGACGCTGTCGGTGCCCTACGGCGACGTAGTGCTCGACGACTCACGCCCGGTGGTGTTCGCCTGCGCCGGCATCGGCATCGCGCCGATGGCGGGGATGCTCTCCCACCTGGTGGCGGCCGAGTCCGCGCTGTCCGTCACCGTGCTGCACGCCGATCACGACGAGGCGTCCTTCCCGCTGCGCAGGCAGGTGGTCAACGACGTGCTCGCGCTGAGGAACGCGCGGATGTACCTCTGGTACGAGAACGGCTCCCGGAGCCTGGAACCGGTCGACGGGGTCTTCGAGGGACTGATGGACCCCGGGGCCGTGGAGCCGGCGCAGGACGCCGTGTACTACCTGTGCGGCCCCTTGCCGTTCATGCAGTCCGTGCGCGGCCGGCTGCTGGACGCCGGGGTGGCCGCCCGTGACATCCGGTACGAGGTCTTCGGCCCCGACCTGTGGCAGGCCGACCTGGACTGA
- a CDS encoding peptidoglycan-binding protein yields the protein MSLFSSPFDSPSLRLAWLAGLSKKILGAGSKNELLDLIDDALSVPAPGGDPGVLEGLASLYRGQVDPVGGVFDQVDRVGRKGLPEVWVGDTGVLASDVVNAAGRAVTQMSEAFQGGATALLTLADAIGAAQRKDERGRGQLLEQKKTLGGKDGFFDDLHENDEEEWDRANAAHFGSYAVDLMHDAVSEAQEACRVAARDLNKWAAEARAGKMETSELTAVDKLMLADTGVAGADTELNEILTAADLERASTRMDLLSLDDETAMERMLARSDTPQERAYLMKALAAGHSVAEISVFQGKIHGKDPDWLRRHLTPVVTATDSMDDEGLAPNGSNNNKDFVTFNGQRWVQGGDGSEGTCVASSTVTSRAMVDPLYALDLTGGPDGQQEDPEAFKQRLVAEQHRLHTEGDGGENWGGMGSEGQERINDTAVGSATGSDYQRQDLDNAADRRAVLTEVEKSVAQGHPVPVDVNGEEGAHAMTIIAQEGDMLQVYNPWGSTTWVSEDDFINGHMGKASDSDLPNAYSVYLPR from the coding sequence GTGTCGCTCTTCTCCTCGCCCTTCGACTCCCCGTCCCTGCGCCTCGCGTGGCTCGCCGGGCTGTCCAAGAAGATCCTCGGTGCCGGGAGCAAGAACGAGCTCCTCGACCTGATCGACGACGCCCTCTCGGTACCCGCACCCGGTGGGGACCCGGGCGTCCTGGAAGGCCTGGCAAGCCTCTACCGCGGCCAGGTCGACCCCGTGGGCGGCGTCTTCGACCAGGTCGACCGGGTGGGCCGCAAGGGCCTTCCGGAAGTGTGGGTCGGCGACACGGGCGTCCTCGCCTCCGACGTGGTGAACGCCGCCGGACGCGCCGTGACCCAGATGAGCGAGGCGTTCCAGGGCGGCGCGACGGCGCTGCTGACGCTGGCCGACGCGATCGGCGCCGCACAGCGCAAGGACGAGCGCGGCCGCGGACAGCTCCTCGAGCAGAAGAAGACGCTCGGTGGCAAGGACGGCTTCTTCGACGACCTGCACGAGAACGACGAGGAGGAGTGGGACCGCGCGAACGCCGCCCACTTCGGCTCCTACGCGGTCGACCTGATGCACGACGCCGTCTCCGAGGCCCAGGAGGCCTGCCGCGTCGCGGCCCGGGACCTGAACAAGTGGGCCGCCGAGGCGCGGGCCGGGAAGATGGAGACCAGCGAACTCACCGCCGTCGACAAGCTGATGCTCGCCGACACCGGCGTCGCGGGCGCCGACACCGAGCTGAACGAGATCCTCACGGCCGCCGACCTGGAGCGCGCCTCGACGCGCATGGACCTGCTGAGCCTGGACGACGAGACGGCCATGGAGCGGATGCTCGCCAGGTCGGACACCCCGCAGGAACGGGCCTACCTGATGAAGGCCCTGGCCGCCGGCCACAGCGTCGCCGAGATCAGCGTGTTCCAGGGCAAGATCCACGGCAAGGACCCCGACTGGCTGCGCCGGCACCTCACTCCGGTGGTCACCGCCACGGACAGCATGGACGACGAGGGCCTGGCGCCGAACGGCTCGAACAACAACAAGGACTTCGTCACCTTCAACGGCCAGCGGTGGGTCCAGGGCGGCGACGGCTCCGAGGGCACCTGCGTGGCCTCGTCCACCGTCACGTCCCGCGCCATGGTCGACCCCCTGTACGCGCTCGACCTCACCGGCGGCCCCGACGGGCAGCAGGAAGACCCCGAGGCCTTCAAGCAGCGCCTGGTGGCCGAACAGCACCGGCTGCACACCGAAGGCGACGGCGGCGAGAACTGGGGCGGCATGGGCTCCGAAGGACAGGAACGGATCAACGACACCGCCGTCGGCAGCGCCACCGGCAGTGACTACCAGCGCCAGGACCTCGACAACGCCGCCGACCGCAGGGCCGTCCTCACCGAGGTCGAGAAGTCGGTGGCGCAGGGACATCCGGTGCCGGTCGACGTCAACGGGGAGGAGGGCGCCCACGCGATGACCATCATCGCCCAGGAGGGTGACATGCTTCAGGTGTACAACCCCTGGGGCTCCACCACCTGGGTCAGCGAGGACGACTTCATCAACGGCCACATGGGCAAGGCTTCCGACAGTGATCTCCCCAACGCGTACAGCGTCTACCTTCCGCGCTAG
- a CDS encoding protease inhibitor I42 family protein: protein MISPTRTASTFRASRSAAAIAAAALLALTTGCGSDTDEPADGSKSTASTASTASRPVDDTSITAAPGERFTLTVDQNASTREYWYLVAPEPDSSVLVSRGRDYASDHGDESAAGAGGRLTFTFEAQDRGTTRFTLLHCTFTTCQGNTATRPPGTTGPSAGPTPGATTPSQAPERITYTVTVA, encoded by the coding sequence GTGATCTCCCCAACGCGTACAGCGTCTACCTTCCGCGCTAGCAGGAGCGCCGCCGCGATCGCGGCCGCCGCGCTCCTCGCCCTCACCACCGGCTGCGGCTCGGACACCGACGAACCCGCCGACGGCTCCAAGAGCACCGCGAGCACCGCGAGCACCGCGAGCCGGCCGGTGGACGACACCAGCATCACCGCCGCACCGGGGGAGCGCTTCACGCTCACCGTCGACCAGAACGCCTCCACCCGCGAGTACTGGTACCTGGTCGCCCCCGAACCCGACAGCTCGGTCCTGGTGAGCCGCGGCCGGGACTACGCCTCGGACCACGGCGACGAGTCGGCGGCCGGGGCCGGCGGCCGGCTCACCTTCACCTTCGAGGCCCAGGACAGGGGAACCACCCGGTTCACGCTGCTCCACTGCACCTTCACCACCTGCCAGGGCAACACCGCCACACGGCCCCCCGGGACGACCGGCCCCTCGGCCGGCCCCACCCCGGGTGCGACCACCCCCTCCCAGGCCCCCGAGCGCATCACCTACACGGTCACCGTCGCCTGA
- the panD gene encoding aspartate 1-decarboxylase encodes MLRTMVKSKIHRATVTQADLHYVGSVTIDADLLDAADLLPGELVHIVDITNGARLETYVIEGERGSGVIGINGAAAHLVHPGDLVILISYAQVEDAEARSLRPRVVHVDGDNRIVALGADPSEPVPGSDQERSPQAVSA; translated from the coding sequence ATGCTGCGCACCATGGTCAAGTCCAAGATCCACCGCGCCACCGTCACCCAGGCCGACCTGCACTACGTCGGCTCGGTGACCATCGACGCCGATCTGCTGGACGCCGCCGATCTGTTGCCCGGTGAGCTGGTGCACATCGTGGACATCACCAACGGGGCCCGGCTGGAGACGTACGTCATCGAGGGCGAGCGGGGGTCCGGGGTGATCGGGATCAACGGGGCCGCGGCTCACCTCGTCCACCCCGGTGACCTGGTGATCCTCATCAGTTACGCCCAGGTCGAGGATGCCGAGGCGCGGTCGCTGCGGCCGCGGGTCGTGCACGTGGACGGCGACAACCGTATCGTCGCCCTGGGCGCCGACCCCTCCGAGCCGGTACCGGGTTCGGACCAGGAGCGCAGCCCGCAGGCCGTGTCGGCCTGA
- a CDS encoding GNAT family N-acetyltransferase, producing MSDIEIRDDREAGRLEAVAAGEIVGRVEYFVLEAPGPALVPVHTIVEPAHEGRGIAGSLARELYGLARREGRTVAPLCPYVVKWAERHPDEAPAADPELLRAAKEWLVAHPGLF from the coding sequence GTGAGTGACATCGAGATCCGCGACGACCGGGAGGCCGGACGGCTGGAGGCGGTCGCGGCCGGTGAGATCGTCGGGCGCGTCGAGTACTTCGTCCTCGAGGCGCCCGGGCCCGCCCTCGTCCCCGTCCACACGATCGTCGAGCCGGCCCACGAGGGCCGGGGCATCGCCGGATCGCTGGCCCGTGAGCTGTACGGCCTCGCGCGGCGGGAGGGCCGCACGGTCGCCCCGCTGTGCCCGTACGTGGTGAAGTGGGCCGAACGCCACCCGGACGAGGCGCCCGCGGCCGATCCGGAGCTGCTGCGCGCGGCGAAGGAGTGGCTCGTGGCGCACCCCGGGCTGTTCTGA
- a CDS encoding aspartate/glutamate racemase family protein has protein sequence MLALLHTSPVHVPVFDALRDEAHPGLELRHHVDAELLEKARRDGPAAVTGAVVAVLRRAVAEGARAVLCTCSTIGGVAEAATAEVGVPVLRVDRPMAARAVAAGPRVVVLAALESTLAPTAALIEEEARRAGRPVEVRSHLVDGAWRRFEAGDVEGYLRRVADAADAVTGADVIVLAQASMAPARESTKVRVPVLASPAPGLAAGAVAARAGHQGLLGHPGLLGPPGPLGRSGSLARPGSGDRAGE, from the coding sequence GTGCTGGCGCTGCTGCACACCTCGCCCGTTCACGTTCCGGTCTTCGACGCGCTGCGTGACGAGGCGCATCCGGGGCTGGAACTGCGGCACCACGTCGACGCGGAGTTGCTGGAGAAGGCCCGGCGCGACGGGCCCGCGGCGGTGACCGGCGCCGTCGTGGCCGTGCTGCGGCGGGCGGTGGCGGAGGGGGCGCGAGCCGTCCTGTGCACCTGCTCGACCATCGGCGGCGTCGCCGAGGCGGCCACCGCCGAGGTCGGAGTGCCGGTCCTGCGTGTCGACCGGCCGATGGCCGCCCGGGCGGTCGCCGCCGGGCCGCGCGTCGTGGTCCTCGCCGCGCTGGAGAGCACCCTCGCCCCGACGGCCGCACTGATCGAGGAGGAGGCCCGGCGCGCGGGCCGTCCCGTGGAGGTGCGGTCACACCTGGTGGACGGCGCCTGGCGGCGGTTCGAGGCCGGTGACGTCGAGGGGTACCTGAGACGGGTGGCCGACGCGGCCGACGCGGTGACCGGCGCCGACGTCATCGTTCTGGCGCAGGCATCCATGGCGCCGGCCCGGGAGTCGACGAAGGTCCGGGTCCCTGTGCTGGCCAGCCCGGCGCCCGGGCTGGCCGCCGGGGCGGTCGCGGCGCGCGCGGGCCATCAGGGCCTGCTCGGCCATCCGGGCCTGCTTGGTCCTCCGGGCCCGCTCGGCCGTTCGGGTTCCCTCGCCCGCCCGGGTTCCGGGGATCGTGCGGGGGAGTGA
- the gndA gene encoding NADP-dependent phosphogluconate dehydrogenase → MSTTAQIGVTGLAVMGRNLARNFARNGYTVAVHNRTASRTHALVEEFGGEGDFVATETAKEFVAALERPRRLVIMVKAGDPTDAVIREFAPLLEPGDMIIDGGNAHFADTRRRERELREQGIHFVGTGISGGEEGALNGPSIMPGGSKESYESLGPMLEKISAKAADEAPCVTHVGPDGAGHFVKMVHNGIEYADMQLIGEAYQLLRDVAGYSPAQIAEIFRTWNTGRLDSYLIEITAEVLSHVDAATGEPFVDVVVDQAEQKGTGRWTVQIALDLGVPVSGIAEAVFARSLSGHAALRDASRGLAGPKASPLGESEAAAFADRVEQALYASKIVSYTQGFHEIAAGSEEYDWDIDLGAVSAIWRGGCIIRAAFLDRIRAAYDARPDLPSLLSDETFAQEIAAAQDDWREVLVAATRQGVPTPGFAAALAYYDALRAERLPAALTQGQRDFFGAHTYRRTDRDGAFHTLWGGDRSEVTA, encoded by the coding sequence ATGAGCACTACAGCGCAGATCGGCGTCACGGGTCTCGCGGTCATGGGCCGCAACCTCGCCCGCAACTTCGCCCGCAACGGCTACACGGTCGCGGTGCACAACAGGACCGCGTCGCGTACGCACGCACTGGTGGAGGAGTTCGGCGGCGAGGGCGACTTCGTCGCGACCGAGACCGCCAAGGAGTTCGTGGCGGCACTGGAACGGCCCCGACGCCTGGTGATCATGGTGAAGGCCGGCGACCCGACCGACGCGGTGATCCGGGAGTTCGCCCCGCTCCTGGAGCCCGGCGACATGATCATCGACGGTGGCAACGCGCACTTCGCGGACACCCGGCGCCGGGAGCGCGAACTGCGCGAGCAGGGCATCCACTTCGTGGGCACCGGCATCTCGGGCGGCGAGGAGGGCGCGCTGAACGGCCCGAGCATCATGCCCGGCGGCTCGAAGGAGTCGTACGAGTCGCTCGGCCCGATGCTGGAGAAGATCTCGGCGAAGGCGGCGGACGAGGCGCCCTGTGTGACGCACGTCGGTCCGGACGGCGCCGGACACTTCGTGAAGATGGTGCACAACGGCATCGAGTACGCCGACATGCAGCTGATCGGCGAGGCGTACCAGCTGCTGCGCGACGTCGCCGGGTACTCCCCCGCGCAGATCGCCGAGATCTTCCGCACCTGGAACACCGGCCGCCTGGACTCGTACCTGATCGAGATCACGGCCGAGGTCCTGTCGCACGTGGACGCGGCGACGGGCGAGCCGTTCGTGGACGTGGTGGTCGACCAGGCGGAGCAGAAGGGCACCGGCCGCTGGACGGTGCAGATCGCCCTGGACCTGGGCGTGCCGGTGTCGGGCATCGCGGAGGCCGTCTTCGCGCGCTCCCTGTCCGGTCACGCGGCGCTGCGTGACGCCTCGCGCGGCCTGGCGGGCCCGAAGGCGTCCCCGCTCGGCGAGTCGGAGGCGGCCGCCTTCGCCGACCGCGTCGAGCAGGCGCTGTACGCGTCGAAGATCGTGTCGTACACGCAGGGCTTCCACGAGATCGCGGCGGGCAGCGAGGAGTACGACTGGGACATCGACCTCGGCGCGGTCTCCGCGATCTGGCGCGGGGGCTGCATCATCCGCGCCGCCTTCCTGGACCGCATCCGCGCCGCGTACGACGCCCGGCCGGACCTGCCGAGCCTGCTGTCGGACGAGACCTTCGCCCAGGAGATCGCCGCCGCGCAGGACGACTGGCGCGAGGTCCTGGTCGCCGCGACCCGGCAGGGCGTACCGACGCCGGGCTTCGCCGCCGCCCTCGCCTACTACGACGCCCTGCGCGCCGAGCGGCTCCCGGCCGCACTGACGCAGGGGCAGCGGGACTTCTTCGGCGCGCACACGTACCGCAGGACGGACCGGGACGGCGCGTTCCACACGCTGTGGGGCGGGGACCGGTCGGAGGTCACGGCGTAG
- a CDS encoding transglycosylase family protein gives MAVRGRHRRYQPNRINRASLTVTAGSAGLALPLIGTGTAHAADVETWDKVAACESTDDWDINTGNGYYGGLQFTQTTWEAFGGTRYAPRADLATKDQQIAVAEKVLDGQGPGAWPVCSQRAGLTRGGDTPDIRPAGGTGQAKGTGQTREKSAKKPVKKSDPVKDVRPQTTPQSRAGTARMYTVVTGDTLSGIADAHQVPGGWQRLYEANRQAVGSDPDLILPGQDLSLRGEGATTAPRTEAPKRQKPAEQPQQRKQAPQQKQPKAPKKSAPADGGKAKDGAKAKEEAKAGKATTHQAVVAPVDAATGTPYHKAGSSWSKGYHTGVDFPVPTGTSVKSIAAGRVVSAGWGGSYGYQVVVRHGDGRFSQYAHLSAISVKDGQSVGVGQRLGRSGSTGNVTGPHLHFEVRTGPGFGSDVDPLAYLRAGGVRI, from the coding sequence ATGGCCGTACGCGGCCGGCACCGCCGGTATCAGCCGAACAGGATCAACCGCGCCTCACTGACCGTCACCGCGGGCAGCGCGGGCCTGGCCCTCCCACTCATCGGCACCGGCACGGCCCACGCCGCCGACGTGGAGACCTGGGACAAGGTCGCCGCCTGCGAGTCCACCGACGACTGGGACATCAACACCGGCAACGGCTACTACGGTGGGCTGCAGTTCACCCAGACCACCTGGGAGGCCTTCGGCGGCACCCGGTACGCTCCGCGCGCCGACCTGGCCACCAAGGACCAGCAGATCGCCGTCGCCGAGAAGGTACTCGACGGACAGGGCCCCGGCGCCTGGCCGGTGTGCTCGCAGCGGGCCGGACTGACCCGGGGCGGCGACACGCCCGACATCCGGCCGGCCGGGGGGACGGGGCAGGCGAAGGGCACCGGGCAGACCCGCGAGAAGTCCGCGAAGAAGCCGGTGAAGAAGTCCGACCCGGTCAAGGACGTCCGCCCCCAGACGACACCGCAGTCCCGGGCGGGCACGGCCCGGATGTACACCGTGGTCACCGGCGACACCCTCTCCGGCATCGCCGACGCCCACCAGGTCCCGGGCGGCTGGCAGCGCCTGTACGAGGCCAACCGCCAAGCGGTCGGATCGGACCCCGATCTGATCCTGCCCGGCCAGGACCTGTCCCTGCGCGGCGAGGGCGCCACCACGGCGCCCCGTACGGAAGCGCCCAAGCGGCAGAAGCCGGCCGAGCAGCCCCAGCAGCGGAAACAGGCCCCGCAGCAGAAGCAGCCGAAGGCGCCGAAGAAGTCGGCCCCCGCCGACGGCGGCAAGGCCAAGGACGGGGCCAAGGCCAAGGAGGAGGCGAAGGCCGGCAAAGCCACCACCCACCAAGCCGTCGTGGCCCCCGTCGACGCCGCCACCGGCACGCCGTACCACAAGGCGGGCTCGTCCTGGTCGAAGGGCTACCACACCGGCGTCGACTTCCCCGTCCCCACCGGTACCTCCGTCAAGTCGATCGCGGCCGGCCGGGTCGTCAGCGCGGGGTGGGGCGGCTCGTACGGCTACCAGGTGGTGGTCCGGCACGGCGACGGCCGCTTCTCCCAGTACGCCCACCTCTCCGCGATCTCCGTCAAGGACGGACAGTCGGTGGGTGTCGGCCAGCGTCTCGGGCGCTCCGGTTCCACGGGCAACGTGACGGGCCCGCATCTGCACTTCGAGGTGCGGACGGGGCCCGGCTTCGGTTCGGACGTGGACCCACTGGCGTACCTGCGGGCCGGTGGCGTCAGGATCTGA
- a CDS encoding DMT family transporter → MSALALSVLLSLVSAVAYAGGAIVQEQVAASSPGAQYAPLRRPGWWAAVALNGLGGLLHVVALALGPLSLVQPLGALTIVFALPMAAFFVGRRAGATAWRGALMATVGLAGLLSLVGASDAQSLGTAQRVGAALVTGGVVLALMIAGRAAHRHPAVRSILLATASGIAFGMSSVFTKTVAVDWTGGVSAADLPSLAVIGVLATAGMLLSQASYRGAGLAAPLATLTVVNPVVAAVVGITMFGETFRYGTTGTVLALGCAVVAAGGLILLTTERIAREATEDSVGAAEAAIPAAVATAAGAEATATVGPAFADVPVEENRFPDGSGSENGSGSGTAGEDQGRRGAPVVRLSDKVFVPSPVAPPGSDTAAAEVAYDAPERAESDDLPLSYGPFYGGPFVPPPVFGRRRVRIRS, encoded by the coding sequence ATGAGCGCCCTCGCGTTGTCCGTGCTGCTGTCGCTCGTGTCCGCCGTGGCGTACGCGGGCGGAGCGATCGTGCAGGAGCAGGTCGCGGCGTCGTCACCGGGTGCCCAGTACGCTCCGCTGCGCCGGCCGGGCTGGTGGGCGGCGGTCGCGCTCAACGGCCTCGGCGGTCTGCTGCACGTGGTCGCGCTCGCCCTCGGCCCGCTGAGCCTGGTGCAGCCGCTCGGAGCGCTCACCATCGTGTTCGCGCTGCCCATGGCGGCGTTCTTCGTCGGCCGCAGGGCCGGGGCGACGGCGTGGCGGGGCGCGCTGATGGCGACGGTCGGTCTCGCCGGTCTGCTGTCCCTGGTGGGCGCGTCCGACGCGCAGTCCCTGGGCACGGCGCAGCGCGTCGGGGCGGCCCTGGTCACCGGTGGGGTGGTCCTGGCGCTGATGATCGCCGGGCGGGCCGCGCACCGGCACCCGGCGGTCCGCAGCATCCTGCTGGCCACCGCGTCCGGCATAGCTTTCGGCATGTCCTCGGTCTTCACCAAGACGGTCGCCGTCGACTGGACCGGCGGGGTCTCCGCCGCCGACCTGCCGTCGCTGGCCGTGATCGGCGTGCTCGCCACGGCCGGCATGCTGCTGTCCCAGGCCTCCTACCGGGGCGCGGGTCTCGCCGCCCCGCTGGCCACGCTGACCGTCGTCAATCCGGTGGTCGCCGCCGTCGTCGGCATCACGATGTTCGGCGAGACGTTCCGGTACGGCACGACCGGTACCGTGCTCGCCCTGGGCTGCGCCGTGGTGGCGGCGGGAGGACTGATCCTGCTGACGACGGAGCGGATCGCGCGGGAGGCCACCGAGGACTCCGTCGGGGCGGCCGAGGCCGCGATCCCGGCGGCGGTCGCGACGGCGGCCGGGGCGGAGGCTACGGCGACGGTCGGTCCGGCGTTCGCGGACGTACCGGTCGAGGAGAATCGGTTCCCGGACGGGAGCGGGAGTGAGAACGGGAGCGGGAGTGGGACCGCGGGCGAGGACCAGGGGCGACGCGGGGCCCCGGTGGTCCGGCTGTCCGACAAGGTCTTCGTGCCCTCGCCGGTGGCACCGCCTGGTTCGGACACCGCTGCCGCCGAGGTGGCGTACGACGCCCCGGAGCGGGCGGAGAGCGACGATCTGCCGCTCTCCTACGGCCCCTTCTACGGCGGACCGTTCGTCCCACCGCCCGTGTTCGGCCGCCGGCGGGTCCGGATCAGATCCTGA
- a CDS encoding (2Fe-2S)-binding protein — MDLDPALAALRPLGGFSVLHTSRLPSPPRRGAAFTPLAHVYTPASVEGVPDVHVPVERDPLGFRVRKVAAALGAPEARVAASVAQQGLAARLWSVTLACAALYGRVPDLAPELLRWDPDAGAPDDLWLAEVRPLPGDTATVADVVLTAHLAPLTAAVHTRYGVATGLLWGNAASALAGAGRELDRRARRDGRTDTAAHARSLTAGLLAHPLLAATGDLTATPAGISFRRRSCCLYYRVPGAGVCGDCCFSRPPGPPRSSPGARSG; from the coding sequence GTGGACCTCGACCCCGCCCTCGCCGCACTCCGCCCGCTCGGCGGCTTCTCCGTCCTGCACACCTCGCGGCTGCCGTCGCCGCCCCGGCGAGGGGCCGCCTTCACGCCTCTCGCACACGTGTACACACCTGCATCCGTGGAAGGGGTGCCGGACGTTCACGTTCCGGTCGAGCGGGACCCGCTGGGCTTCCGCGTACGGAAGGTCGCCGCGGCGCTCGGCGCCCCCGAGGCCCGGGTCGCGGCCTCCGTGGCCCAGCAGGGGCTGGCGGCACGCCTCTGGTCGGTGACGCTGGCGTGCGCCGCCCTGTACGGCCGGGTGCCCGACCTCGCCCCGGAGCTGCTGCGCTGGGACCCCGACGCCGGCGCCCCCGACGACCTGTGGCTCGCCGAGGTGCGCCCCCTGCCGGGCGACACGGCCACCGTCGCGGACGTCGTGCTCACCGCCCACCTGGCGCCCCTGACGGCCGCCGTGCACACCCGGTACGGCGTGGCGACCGGTCTGCTGTGGGGCAACGCGGCCTCGGCCCTGGCCGGCGCCGGCCGGGAACTGGACCGCCGGGCCCGCCGCGACGGCCGCACGGACACCGCCGCCCACGCCCGGTCGCTGACCGCCGGCCTGCTCGCGCACCCCCTGCTCGCCGCGACCGGCGACCTCACCGCCACCCCCGCCGGGATCTCCTTCCGGCGCCGCAGCTGCTGCCTGTACTACCGGGTGCCCGGGGCCGGGGTCTGCGGCGACTGCTGCTTCTCGCGGCCGCCGGGGCCCCCGCGCTCTTCCCCGGGGGCCCGGTCTGGGTGA